A window of Macrotis lagotis isolate mMagLag1 chromosome X, bilby.v1.9.chrom.fasta, whole genome shotgun sequence contains these coding sequences:
- the FASTKD3 gene encoding FAST kinase domain-containing protein 3, mitochondrial, with protein sequence MALITLSRSHFYSSGLQTCRILTCLRKYLNPDNKKGKKIMCWGYFPLQGEQFRVNFHHAYCRKHYSEKRSKPCGVGGSMLFQIAAWDRFEQSNGYVDDQKFYKELNSFTSSEQVLKFVSTLETLSDAMAAAALYRISEVEGGQKIPKTVLENETFRALCFQFEYESTNLSDTGLVTALQALTGLHVDPQSKLLVNLMTECQNRLQQNHMTIHNLCILGECMIKLGNPNCAMLNEIILQLQCKKFQECTPEEIVAIYTLLQAAFGEVVPHQDFLDQLNNLSISLVYKFNPKITSQLLNVLVTLNQIRAFPLVVKLFIHSVRFVPHFTNEELIKVLEGFIHFGYSDKFFTQALEQHVSTCCFIMHADAISKVMQYCSKNLILSKPIFNAVAESFVYQTEIFSPVQISELIVPFGKLNYLPPNAPLFFRKLENTIRTRFNYFPPHILLNLLHSCTLIGRHPVNFMAKLFSPYFLQKLQAQELDLNRSSLAQLTQLYLTAVLECPFYRGPKMLPHYQVKSFLIPPYLLETPMDLQLYKTVSVGLIDLLEGKIYFASRVSTSYCYTVDIVIKLDEEGFVLPFTSDEDVYKRLALCIDDPKRFCLNSHNLLGKEVIKQRHLRLLGYEVIQIPYHEVDILRSRCEVVKYLKKKLFPHSYSLH encoded by the exons ATGGCCTTGATCACTTTATCCAGGTCCCATTTTTATTCATCCGGTCTTCAGACTTGCAGAATTTTGACGTGTCTGAGAAAATATTTGAACCCTGATAAcaagaaaggcaagaaaatcaTGTGTTGGGGGTATTTTCCCCTGCAAGGAGAGCAATTCAGAGTCAACTTTCATCATGCATACTGTAGAAAGCATTACTCAGAAAAAAGgagtaaaccctgtggagttggTGGATCTATGCTTTTCCAAATAGCAGCATGGGACAGATTTGAACAAAGTAATGGTTATGTGGATGATCAGAAGTTTTATAAGGAACTAAATAGTTTCACTTCATCTGAACAAGTGTTAAAATTTGTAAGCACATTAGAAACTTTGTCAGATGCTATGGCAGCAGCAGCGTTATATCGAATCTCTGAAGTGGAAGGTggccaaaaaattccaaaaacagTTTTGGAGAATGAAACCTTCAGAGCATTATGCTTTCAGTTTGAATATGAATCCACAAATCTTTCAGACACTGGTCTGGTGACTGCTTTGCAAGCTTTGACAGGATTACATGTGGATCCCCAGAGTAAATTACTAGTAAATCTGATGACAGAGTGCCAAAATCGGCTTCAACAGAATCACATGACAATTCATAATCTTTGTATTCTTGGAGAATGTATGATTAAACTTGGGAATCCAAACTGTGCAATGCTAAATGAGATTATACTTCAACTTCAATGTAAAAAATTTCAAGAATGTACTCCTGAGGAGATAGTAGCAATTTATACATTGCTTCAAGCTGCTTTTGGAGAAGTGGTTCCACATCAGGACTTTTTGGATCAGTTAAACAACCTCTCTATCTCATTAGTTTATAAATTTAATCCTAAAATCACAAGTCAGTTACTGAATGTCTTGGTGACTCTCAACCAAATTCGAGCTTTTCCTTTGGTTGTAAAGCTCTTTATACATTCGGTAAGATTTgtccctcattttaccaatgaagagcTAATAAAAGTCTTAGAGGGTTTCATACACTTTGGTTACAGTGACAAATTTTTCACACAAGCTCTGGAGCAACATGTTTCCACATGTTGTTTCATTATGCATGCTGATGCTATCAGCAAAGTCATGCAGTACTGCAGTAAAAATCTGATTCTTTCAAAGCCCATCTTTAATGCAGTGGCAGAAAGTTTTGTTTACCAAACTGAAATATTTTCCCCTGTTCAGATTTCTGAGTTGATTGTACCATTTGGAAAACTCAATTACCTGCCTCCAAATGCTCCACTTTTTTTTAGGAAACTTGAAAATACAATACGAACTCGCTTTAATTATTTTCCTCCTCACATACTGTTGAATCTTCTCCATTCGTGCACTCTCATTGGACGCCACCCTGTCAATTTTATGGCAAAGTTGTTTAGcccatattttcttcaaaaattacaAG ctcaggaattggatttaaatagATCAAGTCTGGCCCAGCTGACCCAACTTTATTTAACAGCAGTTTTGGAGTGTCCCTTTTATAGG GGTCCTAAAATGCTTCCACATTATCAAGTGAAATCATTTCTTATTCCACCTTATCTCCTGGAGACCCCCATGGATCTTCAACTTTATAAAACTGTTAGTGTTGGACTAATTGAccttttagaaggaaaaatatattttgcttcaagaGTCTCAACATCCTATTGTTACACAGTAG ATATTGTAATTAAACTAGATGAAGAAGGATTTGTATTGCCTTTTACAAGCGATGAAGATGTGTATAAAAG ATTAGCACTTTGCATTGATGATCCCAAAAGATTTTGTTTGAATAGCCACAACTTACTAGGAAAAGAAGTTATTAAACAGAGACACCTACGATTACTTGGTTATGAGGTTATACAG